The Topomyia yanbarensis strain Yona2022 chromosome 3, ASM3024719v1, whole genome shotgun sequence nucleotide sequence cgcacaagaaggctgaacagaaattcctgaaaaaaattgttgattcagggacgaatctttgagaatagtacataccgatcggatagcatagtttcttttcttctactattttattatacgcgggataaatgtccaaacccttctgcataactgagctgcgtatgttttggtactgcgccttagaaaaatcattttcacaaataaatctaagtgcctcctccgcagtaaacgcttctgcaatcgggacagccatagatcctaaattctctacggtagatctgacgggacttttcgacaatcgttcgatttgtctgccaactaaacggaaaccagtagaattttttttttttttcatacgtttatttgacacggcatttgcaatagctttttacgccagtttctttttttacatagcacgttacaaaaatccttaagactaattttaactatactagtactttgtctaaaactaacactgaaatcactttattgtttgcttttttccttacattgttgtatttcatactgatctagtattttcgggtgtatttatttactttttttctgttattgtctaaatttaaaaactaaatattctaggaccctttaattggtgaatgattagccttggatgagagtatgaggagatgaatttaattaaattttgacagacgctgtttttataaaatgatagataagttccatgtatagaagatcgcgatacgccaggatgtctctaacaggaacatggattggtcttcctcggacttgtaaagaatctactaattgtgatctggcttcacgatattcagtgcaggaccaaacaacatgctcaatgtcatggtaaccttctccacaagcacaatgattaccctcagcgagcccaatacgacggagatgcgcatctaaagtataatgattggacatgagcctagacatcacacggatgaagtcccgacttacatccaatcctttgaaccatgccttcgttgatactttaggggtaattgagtgtagccatcgtcccatatctccattgtcccaagatgtttgccaactagcaagtgtcctctgtcgagaagcgctataaaattcattgtaagcgatgggtctttcatatatttcaccatctagtgcaccaatcttggctaaattatcagctttctcattgcccgcaatagagcaatgggcggggagccacactagggtaaatttataacattttcttgtcaggttactcagagattctcgtatcttccccaaaaagaatggatcgtgattatcaatcctctttgagcgtagagctgcaattgtgctgagactatcagtgaggataaagtaatggttcgggggtaaagtattaattatttgcaaactatagtgaactgctgctagttccgctatataaacagaggcgggttctgcaagtttgagagaaattgaaaaattattgttgaaaataccgaaaccagtggcctcactgattcgtgacccatcagtgtaaaacattttaaggcagtctatgtgttgatatttacttgtgaatattttagggatctcccgcgagcgtagatgatccggaattccacgaatctctgcttgcatggacgtgtcgaagaataaagtggattcaggaatatctagtatattgacgtatgtggtgtagcggtcatgtcatattcagcaatatttttcaaattttgtagaaCCAGTCTGATTTGTTTGCGCCAAGAGTTAGACAACCTACCGTTGATCGACTCTTGCGCAACACCCTAGCAAATACTCCTCTCCGCGAGGGGAAGAAATTAAATTGCCTGTTGAGATTCTCCTGAAGACGAAAACCATGACGATCCTTCGCTTGGAATGCTTGAGGGAAAGGGACAGATAGAGCCAAAGGTTAGCTGACAGAATAAAACAGCTAGTAGGGTCGTTGATTTCCGAACTTGTCCGAAGAAATTTGCGGGAAAATACGCGCTTCCTGTAAGTACGTACGAAATTACCTTCCCTAATCTGAGGATTAACGCTGCTCGtccatttcgtcccagtccgccaAACGTTTTGGAAGCTCGCGTGATTTGTCCGGTTTTAGTTTGTCCAAAGTAATTAATGTGACGTGATAGTACTGTGAATTTGTCTAATTCTTTGCTCTCCCGTCCAAATAGCTCAGGTCAAGTTGCAATTGAGTAGATATTGCGTGCGTAGGAAAGTGTGTGCAGAAGAAATAGCAGAAAGGTAAATGTGctcaaagtttcgtgccatTGACCCCCACATGTGCTAATGACCCCGTTGTGCAATAGCCACACGGCACTTTTCATTTCGCACAGATTCTACGAACGAGAGGAAGGAGAGAGGACAAAATCACACGCGCGCAGGTCCAAACGCAGGACGAAGTTGAACCCGACACCGATACGCCGCCGGAAGGAAGAACGGTCCATCGACAAACCGTTTCCTTCAGCCACCGGAAAACCATCGCAACTTTTCCGGCCGATTAAAGCATCAGCAGCAACAAATAACCGCTGGTCAGAAACCGGCGCGGCGATCGATGTGATCGCCCATCATCGCCCGTCATCGCAGCAGAACGATCGACAGCAGCAGAAACCAACAGCAGCAGATTGGGTGAGTCGTATCGTTCTTGCTAATTAACTGTGAAGGGTGGCGTCCGGGGAGGACGCCACAGTGATTTAATCCGGAAGAGCGCAAAACGCTCGAGAAGTCGTCCACGGACGGCTAGAATTAGGGACGCGTCCATGAAGTGAGGTTGTGTGTCGGCCATTATATCGAGTTCCGTTTTTATGAACGCcacacacaaccctttaattaaTTAGCCACCCGGGTGCAGAGTGCTAGCCAATAGAGCACTGGATCAGTGAGGTGACGTCACTAAAAGTTTGGGAGAGTTTTGATGGAAAAAGCACACAGTATGGTCAATGAGCACAGTAGGGAGAGAACACGCACACAGACAGAAGCTAGGCCTAGAATTTGAAAACTTTCAAATACAACATGAAATAGAAATAAATCTTTTCGTTCCGTACCGTGAAATAAATGCTATTTAGTGTAAACGTAGTCAGATGTTGTATTCATGTAGTACTCCCGTAAGTTTAGTCTCGTTCTAGTATGTTTACGTCACTTCGTTCGGTGTAGCTCTCGTtttgtttcgctgtcttccgcttggcggaatttgattagtggtgaaagcttcgctttcTGCATGTTTGTGCCACCTGGTAGTGTGTGGCTGCAGTTCCAGTGATGATAAGTTAGGTATGGGGAATTTCTTACCGCGTATTCTCTGAGGGTAAATAGGTTCTTGATGATTGCTACTGACTGATAATAGGGTCGTCTACCCGACTTTTGGAGGCTGACTTTTGATAAGCCTGTCTGGTTCGATCCTAAATAATTTCTTTAGGTGAAGCTTCTTCAGGGACTCGCCCTAAGAAGAGTCTCATCCGGGCAAACAAATCTTGGCGTGTAGTCTTCCTACGGGAAGTGGCGCATAAGCTGCACGCTTGCTAGGGATCGACCAGGGCTGGCTACAAATTGGCGCCCAACTGCAGGATTTTTTCGGAAGTCTTGAAGAATAATCTGgagaatattgttgaaattaTGATTGTTTcggttatttattttttttcttatgtacATATTTAATCTAGGTTCATGTTGTAATTTATGTAGTATTTAAGGTAATGTAGCGTATTTTGGAGACCGTTTATTTTTGGAGAAATATCATCAGGCATATTTTTTTTGGAGAAATTTATTGAGGATACAGAAATATTTGGGGATTCTGAGGAATATTCGAGTGTTGATGTGGTTATACGGGAACATTAATTAGAGATAAGGttgtatatttatttttgccattattttgtacattttctatattatttattaaattttacatattcaaaaataaaccgAAATGGCTTCTAAGTTTCCGAGAGCCGACCACTTAACCAATGAGGAAGTGGATTACGAGCTCATAATCCGTGGTAAGGTTGAGGAAACAAAAAATGATTCGGAAGCCAAATACCGACTGTTACGAAACCTTTTTTACGAAGATGTGAGGGAAAATCGGGATTATCCGTCGCGGTTTACTATCGAACAAGAGTTCGATCGCGTGTCAAGTATAATCGATGTTTTGAGAGGGAAGTTGGAGAAAGGTCCAGATGAAAGGTGCATTTCCCGATTAAAACATTACGCGCTTAGGGTCGCCCGAAGCATAGCTGAGGATCCTGGATCCGAAGCCATGCGTAAAGAACTGATAAGGGAAATTCGAAGTGTGTTGAACAGATTTAGTGGGAAGAAGGGTTCCGAAGATTCTCACTCAGGAGAAGTTGTCGACAATCAGCAAAAGTCATTGGAGTCAGGGAATGATGATAGGAAAGACGAGAAGCACCGAGACGACGGACAAGAACGCGAAGACAGGTCGTCTGATGAGCATTCGAAGCGATCCCTTGGAGCTATTCCCAAAACGGCAAGTGAGGAACAACTACGGAGGGAAAACCAACTTAACGACGAGAACAGAATGCTGAGAATGCAAGTGGCTGAGTTGAGGCGAGAATTGGCAGAATTTAGACTGGCAACCCAGATACCGGATCCGACGAGGTTCGTCAACCCTTCCAATCGAGGGCTTCAAGTTCCTGAGCTGATGAGTAGGGTGGAGTTCGACAGAGAAGCGCAACCGACACCGTACAACCGAGTCAACCGTCCAGAAACCGAACGCAGGCTGAGAGAAGAGGTACCACAACGACGATATAGCGGCATTCCACAGACGAGACAGGATGAGTCCGATAGGGGCCGAGCGATTCGAAGGGAATCAGTCGAACGACGGATGGAGACAGTAAGCGACCGTTCCTACTACGATACACGAGACGGTCAGGAGCAAGCGCGACGGTTGAGCAGAATGTATAATATGGAGACGAGAATAGCTGAACGGGAGGATCCAGCTGATAGACGGTGGAGCGACAGACGGAGTTTTTCTCAGTGGGCTAGTCGAGGTAATCCCACCGGTGGCCTGCATCGAAGGCAGAGTGCAGTAATCCTGCAGAGTAGCGAGGACGAAGATGAGTATGACGCTGAGCAGTTTCGTCCAAGACGTCGTGTGAATCGACGAATCGCGGATCGTGAGATTCAGGACGCAGACCGGCGTATGGAGAAATGGCATCTAACTTTTAGTGGCAACCCCCGCCATCGATCGTTAGAAGATTTTCTCCATAAGATTCGTAGGCTAGCGCGAATGGACCGGATCGCAGATGACATCCTGTTGCAGCGGGTGCATACCATATTGCGAGGAGATGCCTACGATTGGTATTTGTGCTACGCTGACGAGTTCCTAGATTGGCAGGACTTCGAGGAGAAAATCCGCTACATGTACGGCAACCCGAACAAGGACCAGGGAAATCGTCAGAAAATTTACGAGCGGAAACAACTTAGGAACGAGCCGTTCTTGACGTTTAAGACGGAGATAGAGAGGTTGAACAAGCTTCTATCATCACCACTTGATCAGGAAAGGgtgtttgaagtcatttgggACAACATGCGTCCACACTACCGTTCCAAACTGGCGTGCAGAACTGTACGAGATTTGCGCAAGCTCGAATACTATGCGTACCGTATCGATGCGAACGATCCGGCACTCAGACAGTGTCGAGAAGGACCGACACGTAACACGACGGGTCTACACAACATCGAGGCTGAAGAGTCGACGGGATCCTATTCCGAAGCAGAAGAGGTGAACGCGTTAGGAAAGAGGTTCGATGGTGATCGGCGGGCAAAGGAGCAGTCCAAATCAGTAACGCGTGCTCAACAACCCAGTACCACGCCGGCAGTCGAACAGACAAATGGTCCCCTTTGCTGGAATTGCCGCCAAACGGGACATATTTGGCGAAACTGTAGACACGAAAAGCAGTTGTTCTGCTACATCTGCGGAACACCCGGTAAGACGACGGTGACCTGCGAGAACCACCCACGGATTGACCGGGACAGGATTGGTAATCCATCGGGAAACTAGGTCAGGAATGCGGAGTAGGGAACAACAGCATTCCGCCGACGAACGATGTTCCCAGTCCTAGTCCGTTTGAGGACCCGTTTCTGAAGGTGTGTGAAGTAAGGGTCCACACCGAGAGCAGCCCTCACATAACCGTGAAGATTTTTGACACCGAATACGACGCTTTACTCGACTCTGGCGCAAGTGTCAGTGTAACGAGTATGACCGATATTGCCAAGAGGTATGGTTTGACGATGCAGCGTAGCCCACTGAAGATTGTCACGGCCGATAAAACTGTACATGAATGTCTCGGATTCGTACAGCTACCGATGATATTCAAGGGAATGACCAGAGTGATTCCGACGCTAGTGGTGCCGCAAATTTGTAGAGACCTGATCCTGGGATACAACTTCTGGAAATCGTTCGGAATCGAGCCGATGATTGAGGGAGACCACGGATTCGAACGAGTGGCCACTGTTGAGACCACTTCAACGGGATATGGAAAGGTGGATACGATCCAATTCACCTTGCTGCCGATCGAGACGCTACCCGCGTTGAAGAATGTTGACCCTGATGCGACGTTGGATATTCCGGCTCTAGAGCTACCGGAACCATCAAAAACGACTCCGGAGACGGTAGAAACGGAACACGATCTGACACCCGTTGAACGCAAGGAGCTGATTGAAGCAATCAAGCAATTTCCATGCACAACAGCAAATAAGTTGGGTAGGACCTCGTTGTTGCAACACGAGATTCGGTTGACCGAAGAAGCGAAACCGAGAAGACAACCATGGTATCGGTGTTCACCAGCAGTACAAGCGGAAATGGAAGCTGAGATTGAACGATACAAGCAGATGGATGCTATCGAAGAGTGTTCGAGCGAGTGGGCCAGCGCTTTAGTACCAGTTCGGAAAGCGAATGGTAAACTACGAGTCTGTCTGGACTCTCGCAAGATAAACGCCTGGACTAAGAAAGACTCGTACCCGATGAGGAATATGGGAGAGATCTTTCATCGTTTAGGGAAGGCGAAGTATTATTCGGTAGTGGATTTGAAGGATGCCTATTTCCAGATTCCTCTAAAGGAAGAATCAAGGGACTATACGGCATTCCGCACACCGCAAGGCTTGTTTCGGTTCAAAGTTTGTCCGTTTGGTTTAACAAACGCACCGTTCACGATGTGCC carries:
- the LOC131687317 gene encoding uncharacterized protein LOC131687317, with the translated sequence MASKFPRADHLTNEEVDYELIIRGKVEETKNDSEAKYRLLRNLFYEDVRENRDYPSRFTIEQEFDRVSSIIDVLRGKLEKGPDERCISRLKHYALRVARSIAEDPGSEAMRKELIREIRSVLNRFSGKKGSEDSHSGEVVDNQQKSLESGNDDRKDEKHRDDGQEREDRSSDEHSKRSLGAIPKTASEEQLRRENQLNDENRMLRMQVAELRRELAEFRLATQIPDPTRFVNPSNRGLQVPELMSRVEFDREAQPTPYNRVNRPETERRLREEVPQRRYSGIPQTRQDESDRGRAIRRESVERRMETVSDRSYYDTRDGQEQARRLSRMYNMETRIAEREDPADRRWSDRRSFSQWASRGNPTGGLHRRQSAVILQSSEDEDEYDAEQFRPRRRVNRRIADREIQDADRRMEKWHLTFSGNPRHRSLEDFLHKIRRLARMDRIADDILLQRVHTILRGDAYDWYLCYADEFLDWQDFEEKIRYMYGNPNKDQGNRQKIYERKQLRNEPFLTFKTEIERLNKLLSSPLDQERVFEVIWDNMRPHYRSKLACRTVRDLRKLEYYAYRIDANDPALRQCREGPTRNTTGLHNIEAEESTGSYSEAEEVNALGKRFDGDRRAKEQSKSVTRAQQPSTTPAVEQTNGPLCWNCRQTGHIWRNCRHEKQLFCYICGTPGQECGVGNNSIPPTNDVPSPSPFEDPFLKVCEVRVHTESSPHITVKIFDTEYDALLDSGASVSVTSMTDIAKRYGLTMQRSPLKIVTADKTVHECLGFVQLPMIFKGMTRVIPTLVVPQICRDLILGYNFWKSFGIEPMIEGDHGFERVATVETTSTGYGKVDTIQFTLLPIETLPALKNVDPDATLDIPALELPEPSKTTPETVETEHDLTPVERKELIEAIKQFPCTTANKLGRTSLLQHEIRLTEEAKPRRQPWYRCSPAVQAEMEAEIERYKQMDAIEECSSEWASALVPVRKANGKLRVCLDSRKINAWTKKDSYPMRNMGEIFHRLGKAKYYSVVDLKDAYFQIPLKEESRDYTAFRTPQGLFRFKVCPFGLTNAPFTMCRLMDRVIGFDLEPNVFVYLDDIVIATNSFSEHVRLLKIVAERLAKANLTISLDKSRFCRKQVTYLGYLLTERGVSIDNARISPILDYARPKNVKDIRRLLGLAGFYQRFIRDYSRIVAPISDLLKKSKAKFVWTEAAEIAFGELKAALVSAPILGNPDFEKPFTIESDASDNAVGAALIQHVDDQPRVIAYFSKKLSSTQRKYASVEKECLGVLLAIEHFRHYVEGSRFKVVTDARSLLWLFTIGVESGNSKLLRWALKIQSYDIELEYRKGKNNILADCLSRSVETIFTLTADVEHQELAAKIQKDPPSFPDFRVIDGLILKYVKGDKKVEDARFQWKRYPSKVERKEIVQEIHDRAHLGPEKTLAAVKERYFWPRMSSEVKRQCQACLACQTSKATNQNTTAPMAEQKKLAQYPWQFLAMDYVGPLPASGRGRSTCLLVVTDLFSKFVLVQPFRQATAETLVQFVENIIFLLFGVPEVILSDNGTQFTSAMFQSLLAKYNVTHWRTPNYHPQVNDTERVNRVITTAIRASIRKDHKEWANNLQQIANAVRNSVHDATRYTPYFVMFGRNMVSDGREYRYLRDSQTTNDGQLKNEEREKMLEEVRENLKAAYSKHSSYYNLRSNANCPTYSVGEKVLKKNMEQSDKGKGFSAKLAPKYVPAVVKRVVGTHCYDLEDLKGKRLGIFNCKFLKKLTLSSSALTSITG